From the genome of Pseudophryne corroboree isolate aPseCor3 chromosome 3 unlocalized genomic scaffold, aPseCor3.hap2 SUPER_3_unloc_13, whole genome shotgun sequence:
gcacctgtgtataatgcccacgtgtatatacctctgcacctgtgtataatgcccacgtgtatatacctctgcacctgtgtctaatgcccacgtgtatatacctctgcacctgtgtctaatgcccacgtgtgtatacctctgcacctgtgtctaatgcccacgtgtatatacctctgcacctgtgtctaatgcccacgtgtatatacctctgcacctgtgtctaatgcccacgtgtgtatacctctgcacctgtgtataatgcccacgtgtatatacctctgcacctgtgtctaatgcccacgtgtgtatacctctgcacctgtgtctaatgcccacgtgtatatacctctgcacctgtgtctaatgcccacgtgtatatacctctgcacctgtgtataatgcccacgtgtatatacctctgcacctgtgtataatgcccacgtgtatatacctctgcacctgtgtataatgcccacgtgtatacctctgcacctgtgtatatagcccatgtgtatatacctctgcacctgcgtatatagcccacgtgtgtatacctctgcacctgtgtatatagcccacgtgtgtatacctctgcacctgtgtataatgcccacgtgtatatacctctgcacctgtgtatatagcccatgtgtgtatacctctgcacctgtgtataatgcccacgtgtgtatacctctgcacctgtgtatatagcccacgtgtatatacctctgcacctgtgtataatgcccacgtgtatatactactgcacctgtgtataatgcccacgtgtatataccgctgcacctgtatataatgcccacgtgtatatacctctgcacctgtgtctaatgcccacgtgtgtatacctctgcacctgtgtctaatgcccacgtgtatatacctctgcacctgtgtccaatgcccacgtgtgtatacctctgcacctgtgtataatacccacgtgtgtatacctctgcacctgtgtccaatgcccacgtgtgtatacctctgcacctgtgtataatgctcacgtgtgtatacctctgcacctgtgtctaatgcccacgtgtatatacctctgcacctgtgtataatgcccacgtgtgtatagaaacatagaaacatagaatttgtcggcagataagaaccacttggcccatctagtctgccccttttttttttttttatatattttttttttttatcactaaccttatttgatccttatttctttgtaaggatatccttatgtctatcccatgcatgtttaaattgctctactgtcttagcctctaccacctctgatgggaggctattccacttgtccactaccctttctgtgaaataatttttccgcaaatttcccctgaacctccccccctccagtctcagtgcatgtcctcgtgtcctattgcttctcttcatttggagaatgtttccctcctggactttgttaaaacccttcatatatttgaaagtttctatcatgtcccccctttctcttctctgctccaaactatacatattgagatttcttagtctttctgggtatgttttgtgatgtaggccatgcaccattttagttgccctcctttgtacagtttctaatgtattaatatccttttgaagatatggcctccagaactgaatacagtattctagatgaggccgtaccaatgacctatacagtggcattattacttctttctttctgctgctgattcctctcccaatgcagccaagcatctgactagccttcctcattgccttgttacattgcttacctgcctttaagtcatctgaaatagtgactcctagatccctttcctccgcagtagtttccagtatagtgccattaatactgtatttagctttaggatttttgagacccaagtgcatgattttgcattttttggcattaaactgtaattgccagactcttgaccattcctctagtctacctagatcctcaatcatttgtttgttgtatacctctgcacctgtgtataatgcccacgtgtgtatacctctgcacctgtgtccaatgcccacgtgtgtatacctctgcacctgtgtataatgcccacgtgtgtatacctctgcacctgtgtataatgcccacgtgtgtatacctctgcacctgtgtccaatgcccacgtgtgtatacctctgcacctgtgtataatgctcacgtgtgtatacctctgcacctgtgtctaatgcccacgtgtatatacctctgcacctgtgtataatgcccacgtgtgtatacctctgcacctgtgtataatgcccacgtgtgtatacctctgcacctgtgtataatgcccacgtgtgtatacctctgcacctgtgtccaatgcccacgtgtgtatacctctgcacctgtgtataatgctcacgtgtgtatacctctgcacctgtgtccaatgcccacgtgtgtgtacctctgcacctgtgtataatgcccacgtgtatatacctctgcacctgtgtataatgcccacgtgtatatacctctgcacctgtgtataatgcccacgtgtatatacctctgcacctgtgtataatgcccacgtgtgtatacctctgcacctgtgtataatgcccacgtgtgtatacctctgcacctgtgtctaatgcccacgtgtatatacctctgcacctgtgtataatgcccacgtgtatatacctctgcacctgtgtataatgcccacgtgtgtatacctctgcacctgtgtataatgcccacgtgtgtataccgctgcacctgtatataatgcccacgtgtatatacctctgcacctgtgtataatgctcacgtgtatatacctctgcacctgtgtacaatgcccacatgtatatactactgcacctgtgtctaatgcccacgtgtatatacctctgcacctgtgtataatgcccacgtgtgtatacctctgcacctgtgtataatgcccacgtctgtgtacctctgcacctgtgtctaatgcccacgtgtatatacctctgcacctgtgtataatgcccacgtgtatatacctctgcacctgtgtataatgcccacatgtgtatacctctgcacctgtgtataatgcccacgtgtgtataccgctgcacctgtgtctaatgcccacgtgtatatacctctgtacctgtgtatatagcccacgtgtatatacctctgcacatgtgtataatgcccacgtgtgtatacctctgcacctgtgtatatagcccacgtgtgtatacctctgcacctgtgtataatgcccacgtgtatatacctctgcacctgtgtatagtgcccacgtgtgtatacctctgcacctgtatataatgcccacgtgtgtgtacctctgcacctgtgtataatgcccacgtgtgtatacctctgcacctgtgtataatgcccacgtgtgtatacctctgcacctgtgtataatgcccacgtatgtatacctctgcacctgtgtataatgcccacgtgtgtatacctctgcacctgtgtctaatgcccacgtgtgtatacctctgcacctgtgtataatgcccacgtgtatatactactgcacctgtgtataatgcccacgtgtatatacctctgcacctgtgtataatgcccacgtgtgtatacctctgcacctgtgtctaatgcccacgtgtgtatacctctgcacctgtgtctaatgcccacgtgtgtatacctctgcacctgtgtatcatgcccacgtgtatatacctctgcacctgtgtataatgcccacgtgtgtatacctctgcacctgtgtataatgcccacgtgtatatacctctgcacctgtgtataatgcccacgtgtatatacctctgtacctgtgtatatagcccacgtgtatatacctctgcacatgtgtataatgcccacgtgtgtatacctctgcacctgtgtctaatgcccacgtgtgtataccgctgcacctgtgtctaatgcccacgtgtgcgtaccgctgcacctgtgtctaatgcccacgtgtgtataccgctgcacctgtgtctaatgcccacgtgtgtataccgctgcacctgtgtctaatgcccacgtgtgtatacctctgcacctgtgtataatgcccacgtgtatatacctctgcacctgtgtataatgcccacgtgtgtatacctctgcacctgtgtataatgcccacgtgtgtataccgctgcacctgtgtctaatgcccacgtgtgtatacctctgcacctgtgtataatgcccacgtgtatatacctctgcacctgtgtatcatgcccacgtgtgtataccgctgcacctgtgtctaatgcccacgtgtgtatacctctgcacctgtgtataatgcccacgtgtgtatacctctgcacctgtgtataatgcccacgtgtatatacctctgcacctgtgtataatgcccacgtgtgtatacctctgcacctgtgtataatgcccacgtgtgtataccgctgcacctgtgtataatgcccacgtgtatatacctctgcacctgtgtataatgcccacgtgtgtatacctctgcacctgtgtataatgcccacgtgtgtataccgctgcacctgtgtctaatgcccacgtgtgtatacctctgcacctgtgtataatgcccacgtgtgtataccgctgcacctgtgtctaatgcccacgtgtgtataccgctgcacctgtgtctaatgcccacgtgtgtataccgctgcacctgtgtataatgcccacgtgtgtatacctctgcacctgtgtccaatgcccacgtgtatataccactgcacctgtgtataatgcccacgtgtgtatacctctgcacctgcgtataatgcccacgtgtgtatacctctgcacctgtgtataatgcccacgtgtgtatacctctgcacctgtgtctaatgcccacgtgtatatacctctgcacctgtgtataatgcccacgtgtatatacctctgcacctgtgtatcatgcccacgtgtgtataccgctgcacctgtgtctaatgcccacgtgtgtatacctctgcacctgtgtataatgcccacgtgtgtatacctctgcacctgtgtataatgcccacgtgtatatacctctgcacctgtgtataatgcccacgtgtgtatacctctgcacctgtgtataatgcccacgtgtgtataccgctgcacctgtgtataatgcccacgtgtatatacctctgcacctgtgtatatagcccacgtgtatatacctctgcacctgtgtctaatgcccacgtgtgtatacctctgcacctgtgtatatagcccacgtgtatatacctctgcacctgtgtatatagcccacgtgtgtataccgctgcacctgtgtctaatgcccacgtgtgtataccgctgcacctgtgtctaatgcccacgtgtgtataccgctgcacctgtgtataatgcccacgtgtgtatacctctgcacctgtgtccaatgcccacgtgtatataccactgcacctgtgtataatgcccacgtgtgtatacctctgcacctgcgtataatgcccacgtgtatatacctctgcacctgtgtatatagcccacgtgtatatacctctgcacctgtgtctaatgcccacgtgtgtatacctctgcacctgtgtataatgcccacgcgtgtatacctctgcacctgcgtataatgcccacgtgtgtatacctctgcacctgtgtatatagcccacgtgtgtatacctctgcacctgtgtataatgcccacgtgtgtataccgctgcacctgtgtctaatgcccacgtgtgtataccgctgcacctgtgtataatgcccacgtgtatataccactgcacctgtgtataatgcccacgtgtatataccactgcacctgtgtataatgcccacgtgtgtatacctctgcacctgcgtataatgcccacgtgtatatacctctgcacctgtgtatatagcccacgtgtatatacctctgcacctgtgtctaatgcccacgtgtgtatacctctgcacctgtgtataatgcccacgcgtgtatacctctgcacctgcgtataatgcccacgtgtgtatacctctgcacctgtgtccaatgcccacgtgtatatacctctgcacctgtgtccaatgcccacgtgtgtgtacctctgcacctgtgtctaatgcccacgtgtgtgtacctctgcacctgtgtctaatgcccacgtgtgtatacctctgcacctgtgtctaatgcctacgtgtgtatacctctgcacctgtgtctaatgcccacgtgtgtatacctctgcacctgtgtccaatgcccacgtgtgtataccgctgcacctgtgtgtaatgcccacgtgtgtatacctctacacctgtgtataatgcccacgtgtgtatacctctgcacctgtgtctaatgcccacgtgtgtatacctctgcacctgtgtctaatgcctacgtgtgtatacctctgcacctgtgtctaatgcccacgtgtgtatacctctgcacctgtgtccaatgcccacgtgtgtataccgctgcacctgtgtgtaatgcccacgtgtgtatacctctacacctgtgtataatacccacgtgtgtataccgctgcacctgtgtatatagcccacgtgtatataccgctgcacctgtgtataatgcccacgtgtgtatacctctgcacctgtgtctaatgcccacgtgtgtatacctctgcacctgtgtctaatgcccacgtgtgtatacctctgcacctgtgtctaatgcccacgtgtgtgtacctctgcacctgtgtctaatgcccacgtgtgtatacctctgcacctgtgtctaatgcccacgtgtgtgtacctctgcacctgtgtataatgcccacgtgtgtatacctctgcacctgtgtccaatgcccacgtgtgtacctctgcacctgtgtccaatgcccacgtgtgtgtacctctgcacctgtgtccaatgcccacgtgtgtgtacctctgcacctgtgtccaatgcccacgtgtgtatacctctgcacctgtgtccaatgcccacgtgtgtatacctctgcacctgtgtccaatgcccacgtgtgtatacctctgcacctgtgtccaatgcccacgtgtgtatagtcCTAATTTTGTGgttttgctggggtgcgctccctggaTCACTACGGGTATTGGTCTTTTGTGTAGAAAGAAAAACTCTCCGTATTGGATAATTGATCAGCGGTATTTCCTTGGTGTAGTAAAGCACTATGTCCTCAAAAAAAGAAACAGTAGATAGTGAAGTCCCGTATGGATCAGTTTGATTGTCAAAAATTTTTTCAATCACATAAAAATATAATGTAAAGGAAATTCTGATCTGCCTCGGTGTGGCGGACCTACGTACCGGACTTAGTGGGGTGTCTACAGTGCCCACCCAATTACGCTTGTTGTATCCCTTCCTTTGTCCCGCAGATTCAAATAGGCTTCTTTCCTAGTCCACCTTTATCTCTCCAACCAGATAAAAGATTTGcatggataggaaaatagaaacaatctatagtgaagtattgcttgatttcaaatataaaataaatTTATTTAATAAAGTGCAGAAAAAGTATTCGTTAAAAAGCTTGACATCTAGATCAAAAAATCAGCttaaaatccaccacagattagtggacccacgtaccagaggttgtggggtgtcacAATGGCCCACCCTAACAGCGTTTGCAATGTAGCTCCCCGGGGTGTATAGCAGCAATACAGCGTGTTCCCTCTGGCTCCAGTAGGACCCTCCAATCAGTCACGTGTGtatacctagtgttcactctaggaattttttagggcagggtgctgatcacggggagggcacatttttcattcgggagggcacatttttcattcgggagggcacatttttcattcgggagggcacgatTATGTCCATACTGTAATGCTTAGACATGTGTCTTAACTAAAAATGAGTACAAAGACTCATGGTTTTTTGTTTGTGCACCCATTTTATTTAATGTTTACCTTTTACATGCGgacaaggatttgaaagtgaagagTGTTAAATAAAAGTATTTGTGGTCCATTCATCACCAATGTAgctctactgtatagattacaactaCAGTGTTCTATCATCCTGCACCTTATTCTTTCCTGCCAGGGGTGTCgtcctctgctctggtgcttctatcacTCTGGTCTTTATTTCAGTGGTAGACTTGTGATAGAAGCACTAGAGTACAgaacgacaccccaggcaggaggaactgcacaggttgtgaAGGTGCTAAAATAAACACTAATCCTAGCATTTTATACAAGTTATAATAATAGTACCATGTGGATTGGATGCAGGTAGCTGATCAAACGTCCTACAGGTCATCTGGAGTAGATGTAGGTGTCAGCTGTTCAAAACAGAAGGGTCCAACTATTTATGCAGGCTCAGGCGGATGCCGTCTTGTCACTGGCTGTAAATATCCTCTTAGGCGCTGTGCTGAAGCTGAAACAGAACCATGCAACATAAACTGACTGCATGTTATCAgagtccatttgtactgcattcctagttcttcaaagcacagcttattccttggagtagaattgtaagaccaccatagatttttagtctcgtacaattcttccccacaaaaataagggcttgtgctttgaagaactaaagaacacagcagaaaagggactctgataacaggattatggacatactagggccactccaccacctctaagtaggaatactctccctcctcccacattttcttggtactctacctttttgaactggaaagttgggctccaagtagcttgggtggctcaggtgcagagtcctcggttgtcatctgaaatgttgagtgcagatttggtaactgaagaagagcaatcgccacagctgtccaactatttatgcaggctcaggcggatgccgtcttgtcactggctgtaaatatcctcttaggcgctgtgctgaagctgaaacagaaccatacaacataaactgactgcatgttatcagagtccatttgtactgcattcctagttcttcaaagcacagcttattccttggagtagaattgtaagaccaccatagatttttagtctcgtacaattcttccccacaaaaataagggcttgtgctttgaagaactaaagaacacagcagaaaagggactctgataacaggattatggacatactagggccactccaccacctctaagtaggaatactctccctcctcccacattttcttggtactctacctttttgaactggaaagttgggctccaagtagcttgggtggctcaggtgcagagtcctcggttgtcatctgaaatgttgagtgcagatttggtaactgaagaagagcaatcgccacagctgtccaactatttatgcaggctcaggcggatgccgtcttgtcactggctgtaaatatcctcttaggcgctgtgctgaagctgaaacagaaccatacaacataaactgactgcatgttatcagagtccatttgtactgcattcctagttcttcaaagcacagcttattccttggagtagaattgtaagaccaccatagatttttagtctcgtacaattcttccccacaaaaataagggcttgtgctttgaagaactaaagaacacagcagaaaagggactctgataacaggattatggacatactagggccactccaccacctctaagtaggaatactctccctcctcccacattttcttggtactctacctttttgaactggaaagttgggctccaagtagcttgggtggctcaggtgcagagtcctcggttgtcatctgaaatgttgagtgcagatttggtaactgaagaagagcaatcgccacagctgtccaactatttatgcaggctcaggcggatgccgtcttgtcactggctgtaaatatcctcttaggcgctgtgctgaagctgaaacagaaccatacaacataaactgactgcatgttatcagagtccatttgtactgcattcctagttcttcaaagcacagcttattccttggagtagaattgtaagaccaccatagatttttagtctcgtacaattcttccccacaaaaataagggcttgtgctttgaagaactaaagaacacagcagaaaagggactctgataacaggattatggacatactagggccactccaccacctctaagtaggaatactctccctcctcccacattttcttggtactctacctttttgaactggaaagttgggctccaagtagcttgggtggctcaggtgcagagtcctcggttgtcatctgaaatgttgagtgcagatttggtaactgaagaagagcaatcgccacagctgtccaactatttatgcaggctcaggcggatgccgtcttgtcactggctgtaaatatcctcttaggcgctgtgctgaagctgaaacagaaccatacaacataaactgactgcatgttatcagagtccatttgtactgcattcctagttcttcaaagcacagcttattccttggagtagaattgtaagaccaccatagatttttagtctcgtacaattcttccacacaaaaataagggcttgtgctttgaagaactaaagaacacagcagaaaagggactctgataacaggattatggacatactagggccactccaccacctctaagtaggaatactctccctcctcccacattttcttggtactctacctttttgaactggaaagttgggctccaagtagcttgggtggctcaggtgcagagtcctcggttgtcatctgaaatgttgagtgcagatttggtaactgaagaagagcaatcgccacagctgtccaactatttatgcaggctcaggcggatgccgtcttgtcactggctgtaaatatcctcttaggcgctgtgctgaagctgaaacagaaccatacaacataaactgactgcatgttatcagagtccatttgtactgcattcctagttcttcaaagcacagcttattccttggagtagaattgtaagaccaccatagatttttagtctcgtacaattcttccacacaaaaataagggcttgtgctttgaagaactaaagaacacagcagaaaagggactctgataacaggattatggacatactagggccactccaccacctctaagtaggaatactctccctcctcccacatttACTTGGTACTCACCTTTTTGAACTGGAAAGTTGGGCTCCAAGTAGCTTGGGTGGGTCAGTTTATGTGCGTTGTCCTTGGTTGTTGCTCACAATCTACAGTACAGGTGTTTCTGATTGTAGAGTGTGGTCGGTGGCCAGCTGTGTGTGGTCTACAAGAAAATATTCTTCTTTGCTTTTTCATCCAGTGCTTTACCGCCTCTCTGTAGTTTACCTTGCCATTTAGCTTAATGGCTAATATGCTGTTGACATTTTCCACCTTGAGACGGTTTCTGTGATCTGTTAAGATTAATTTAACTTGCGAAAAAGTTCTTTCAACTTCAGCAGTTGAGAGTGGTAGAACACAGCCAACTGAAACAAGTTTCTGAATTAGAGGAAATGCTACGCCAATTGTGTCTTCAGATTTTTCTAAAGTCTTGTACACGTTGACCATGGACAATCTTTCATTATCAGAATTTTCTTCTTCCGTTTGTAAGAATACAGATTTAAAGTCTTCCCATTCTGATAACAGAAGATCTTCGTCCAGTTGATAAAAATCAGCAAGCTGTGCCATTTCGGCCACACCATAAAATCCCACACCTTTGTCTGCATTAAGATGCCTCATATCTAAGACACTTAGATGATCAAGTATAGCTATATTATGCATCCTCTCTGAAATGTTTTGGACCAATAGATCTAGAAAACACCTTGCATCTTCTTCAAACTTACAATTTTCTGCTGCTATAGGAGCCTGAATTCCTATTTTTCTTGCAGCATTTTccaggttcctgcaaaactgaccCCCAGGCTTACGCTTTAAATTTTTCAAAGCACCAAGCGTAATGGAAACATTGCTGTGTATTGTAGACAAGTCAATATCTCTTCTTTCAAAGATTAAAACTAATTTGGAAAGCAGGCTCAGTACATCACAAAGAAAGTGAATtaattgaaaaaaatgaaaatttttcagATGTTTGAGAAGTCCTTCAGCAGTTGGCCCACTCACACCACTTGTAGTCCTTGACTGTCCAGTTACAACAGCATTTTCCAAATCGACAATGATCGAATGATAATTAATTCTTATTGAATTAATAGCATTTTCATGTGATAGCCATCTTGTGTGGCTAGCCTTTTTTATTTTTGTTCCCTTACATTTAGTAAATACTCCTTTGTATTTCTTCCAAAGTTTTGCTCCTCACAGAGCTGTATTTATAGTATTTGTAAATACTTGTTAATACTTCATCCATTTTCAGGAAAGGATTCAAAGATTCAAATGTATTTTTTGTTGCAAGAGCTAAACGATGATTGTGACAATGTATTGAAATAATCTTATTATTTTTGGCCTTTAGTTTGGCTGCTACTCCATCACGGTGACCAACCATTGAACTGGCGCCGTCACTTCCAAAGCCTACTAATTTCTCAAACCCTCCACAGTCTTCTATAGTCTGTGAAAGAGCATTGAAAATAGTTTCTGATTTTCCATCTGGAATTTCTGTATCATTAATAAAGGACACACTGACTTCTCcatcttttatatattttgcaGCAGTTGCCAAGTGTTTTCTGTTGCTGACATCAGTAGTTTCATCTGACATAACTGAAAATGATGGACTCTTCTGTAAAGACAAGATAACTTTCTCTCTTTGAACACTGGCCATCGAATTAACAAATTCGTTGATTGTTTGGTAGCTTGTATATGAGGCATTTTTAGATTTGTTCAGAGGGGCTAAAACTGGAGACTTTAATTCTTCTATACAGAAAACAACAAATGGTTTAAAAACAGTTGTATGTGGTATATTATGCTGGATTAGAAAATCCAGGCACTTCATAGCACATTCCACAGCTTTGAATTCCTCTGACTCTGGTCTATTTTTTCTGTTCTGTGAAGCTTCAGCATTACAACCGATTATTTCAGTTTGCATTGCTGCCTTGTGCATCTCGGAAACAGAATGCTCCTTAATTTTATCGCGCCTTACTGTGCTCATCCCACTATTCATCCATGGAGATTTGTTGTATTTTGTGTCGTTCAACAGATGTTTTAAACACAGCTTGCAGAGTAGAGATTctctttcaccattttttttacaaCTAAGCCACGGAAACTCTCTTTTCCATTTTATTTGGAAA
Proteins encoded in this window:
- the LOC134983350 gene encoding zinc finger protein 862-like: MPTLKRKVKEHERKNKEIGKKCLKINQMFSGKKKKINAAELDPVPSTSDPVPSTSDPVPSTSDPVPTDNQCTSQDNSLATVNTNCSNVDDSVSTSCNVIVNENTIDVHSQSSISLANCSQNLECDTSPPIILDDDLSEERCSSNEDTDIINDIGVSASPKKKSKHKVGFQIKWKREFPWLSCKKNGERESLLCKLCLKHLLNDTKYNKSPWMNSGMSTVRRDKIKEHSVSEMHKAAMQTEIIGCNAEASQNRKNRPESEEFKAVECAMKCLDFLIQHNIPHTTVFKPFVVFCIEELKSPVLAPLNKSKNASYTSYQTINEFVNSMASVQREKVILSLQKSPSFSVMSDETTDVSNRKHLATAAKYIKDGEVSVSFINDTEIPDGKSETIFNALSQTIEDCGGFEKLVGFGSDGASSMVGHRDGVAAKLKAKNNKIISIHCHNHRLALATKNTFESLNPFLKMDEVLTSIYKYYKYSSVRSKTLEEIQRSIY